A region of the Leptospira sp. WS39.C2 genome:
AATTGTAAATGAACCTGCTGCAGACGAACAAACTATCATCACTTTAATGCATTTATGGAATCAAATCATAAACTTAAAGAATTTTTTTCAAGATGAAATCTTAAATGTTCCAACTACCGAAAGATTTCAATTATTAGAAACTATGTTAAGTCAGTTCTTTAACTTCCAAGAAGAAACAGAACAAGAAAGAATATTCTATAGGCAATGGATAAAGGAAATCCAGAATTGGTGCGATACCAATTGGAATACCACAAAAGATCTTTTGCTTTTCATAAATATACAAACAGAAGAAATTTTTTCTAACATCCAAACCCAAAGAGGTAATTATCTTACGGAGGGAATTACAGTCTCACTTTTACAACCAATGCGACCTATCCCGTTTTCACATATATACATTGTGGGATTAGGTGAAGGTAAATTCCCTGGAGCAAGGGATGTTTCAAGATTTAATCTTAGAAAAAATGATTACCAACCATGGGATCTAAACAGAATCGAAATTCAAGAATCCTTATTTTGGGAAACTATTTTATCAGCTGAAGACAGTATTACGTTTTCCTATGTTGGGAAAAATACTTTAGAAGATAAAGAATTTGAGCCATGTTCCAGTTTATTCGAAATTATGTTTGCAATGGGAATCAAAACAGCCACCGAAATTCCACTAACACCATATAGTCGATTTTACAACATGGAAATCTTACACTCTTATGATTACTCCAGAAATTTAAGGCAATATTCAAATTGGAATTTTACACTAACTAAGCCTAATTTTACAGAAGTGGAAGATCTTATTCCTTCTGATACTAATACCAATCAACCCAAGGAAATTTCGATCGATGTTTTAACATATAGTTTTAGAAATCCTATCCTAAGACAGTTAAGAGAAAATTTAGGATATTTTTTAGAAGAAGATGAACCATCTTCGGAAGAACCATTTTATTTCGATACTTTGGAACAGTTTTTATTCAAATCAAAATTTTTGCCTTTTTTCACTGAAACGTTGGTCAAAGAAAAAAACTGGCCATGGGATAAAGCCGCAATTGAACATAAATTAGCTGAGCTATCAAAAATTGCAGAACAAAAAGCGGAGTATCCTTATGGTACGTTCCATTTAGTAACTTCGGAAACACTATTAAATGAATTAATACAACTTTCTGAAACTTATCAGTCAATAAAAATGGATTTTTTTGCCAACCAAGATCACATAGAATATTTTGATTATGTTTCCATTGGCGACACTGGACTAAGAAAGGCAAAAAAAATACCAGCTTACCAAATGAATGAAACCCAATCGATCATCGGTGAATGGGAAAATATGATCTGTATAGGTGATATATTTTATTGGTTCTATCCAAAAACAATATATGATAAACCAGAAAAAGGAAATGAGTTCATCAAAGACTATTTTGGGAAGATGATGGCTGTTTTTTTGAGTGCCTGTTTGTTTCGTTCGGTTGGCAAAAAACTGATTGTATTTCCAATCCTTTCAAAAAACAACTCTACTCTTGATTTTAGTATGTTGTCTGAAGAAAAAGCAAAAGAATACATTCAAAAATCTGTTTCTTACATTCATTCAGAATCACCTAAATACATCCCGAATGTTGCTTTGAATTTATTTTTTGCAAATTCCTATTCCAATCTCAATTTGTTTCAAACAGATATAGAGGAGATTGAATTTGCTTGGAAAGAATTTTTGGCTGAGGAATCAGAAACTGTATTAGAATTGGAAACAAAGGTAATGAAATTATCACCTTACACTAAAGAGTTATTAGAGAATTTTTCTATCAAAGAGGCACTTCCCCTACTCTTACCACTCCTTAAAAAAGGATTTTAACGAATGGACCATCCTTTAAGTAAACAAAAACAATTCATAGAAGCATCAGCAGGTACAGGAAAAACACATTTAATCATGAAAATGTTAGGTGATGTTATGACCCATGATGTAACAAATAAAATTAAAGAAAATAGACTACTCAACTTTTTAATTTTGACATTTACTGAAAAAGCTGCTGGAGAATTAAAAACCAGGCTTAAATTTAAAATCTTAGAACTTTATGACCAAGGGAAAAATCCAGAATATTATCATTACCTTAGGGACTTAGATCAAATCACTATTTCCACCATTCATGGATTTTGTAATATGATTTTGTCAGAATACCCCGTCGAAACACAAAGTAATCCAAATGTACGTCTTATATCAAATGAAGAATTGGTTAAGAGAAAATTTTATGATTTAAAAAGAAAAGAATGGGGCAGAAGGGACAAAGATACATTAGCAAATGATATCCTCATTTCGAATCTCTTTAAAAAAGAAGATCTAATCATTTACACAACTAATAAACTTTTGGCTGACACAAAAAATTATGAATTCCCAAAATTTTTATCAATTCATGAATGTTTAGAGTCAGCTATAAACCTCGAACTTGAAACTCAAATAATAGAAATTTGCGACACACTGGCTGGACCTATTGGAGATTCCATTTTCAAACAAGGGAATAAAAGTACGATCCAGAAATGGATGGACAATTGGTTTGAACTTCGATCATTTGCAATGGCGATTCAAAACCGCGATATAAAAACATTAACGGATCAAATCAAAAAAATCTCAAAACTTAGCCGATCAATAGACAAAGAAGAAGGATCTGGTTTCCAATATTTTCTCTTATTAGGAAAGACAGTAGCAAAAAATCTAAATGAAGAAACGAAATCATTTCAAAGTAAACTTAATAGAACTGTTTCCTTTTTGAATGAAACTTTCCCGTTAAACCAACTCGATTTTAAAGGATCAATTTTTCTACAAGACACAGTTGGAATGTTATTGTCGGAAACAAAATCTATATTTGAAGAAAGTGAATTTTTAACTTATGATCAAATGATTTTGAAAGTTTATGATTGTATTGTTCGAAATCCAAACCAAACATTGATCCAATCAATCAAAGAAAGATTCAATGTCTGCATATTAGATGAATTCCAAGATACAGACAAAAACCAGTACCAAATATTCAAAACTTTATTTTTGGAACAAAACTCCAGCTCACGAATGTTATTTTGTATCGGAGATCCAAAACAAAGTATTTATGGATTCCGTGGAGCGGACATTGGAATTTATTTGGAAGCATCAAAAGACTTTGAAGGCTCCAAATCGACATTGGAAACTAATTATCGTTCAACGAAAGAGTTAATAGCTGGGTTAAATTTTCTTTTTTATGATGATACTAAAGAATTCGGTGCAACTCATTTTTTCCCAATTGAAGAACCAGGATCAAAAAAGGAAAACTATTTGTACAAAATAGTTTCTGCACCGGATCCAGCAGATATTAAGTACAAATATAGTGACCCGAACGAATCGGCGATTCATATATTTAATTTTGAAGAACGTTTCAGTAACCTCAATAAAACCAAAAACATTTGGGCAGAAACAATCAAAAATGAAATCTTAAACATCAAAAACACAACTACCACAATTCCATATCATAAAAAAGGAGAACCCAACCTACTTCAAATTAAACTGAAAGATATCGCAATCCTTTGTGGGAATAAAAAAGAAACAGAATTAGTAGAAGCTAATTTAACAAAAGCTGGGATTCCTTGTTCTATTTACAAACAAAGAGGGATCTACCAATCCAGAGAAGCAGATCAAATCGAAAATCTTCTAGAATGTTTGCTGAGTACCAACTCTTCTCAAAGTTATAAGAGAATACTTTTCTCAGACATCTTTTGCATCCAACCAAATGATATAAACAAATTTGATGAACATTCTATTGATTCTTATGAAAAATCTCTAATTGATAAGTGGCAAAGACTCATCAGAGACAATCGTTTTGCAACATTCTTTCGTTCAGTAATGGATGAGACAAAATTATTTTGGAAAGAAGGAGCAAATACACTTGAATGGGAAAGGAAACGAACAAACATTCGTCAAATTTTCCAAAAACTGATCGAAGTGCAGATGGAGACAAATTGTAACCTTGAAGAATTATTATCCAGTTTACGACAATTAAAGCAGAAAAAACACTCGCCGGAAGAAGAACCACTCTTTGACAGAGAAACAGAAGCAGATGCAGTTCAAATTCTAACAATCCATGCATCAAAAGGATTAGAATGGCCTGTTGTATTCCTATTTTATTTTGGAAGTCGTTCTCCCAACTTAACAAATTATGAATTTCCAATTGAGATAAACAAAAATGCAGTTATCGATAGAAAATGGATTCTAAGTTTATGGAATGCTAATTCCGACAAAGAAGATGAATCCAAACATTTTCTAAATGAACAGAAACGATTGTTATATGTTGCATTAACAAGGCCAAATTTGCGACTTTATCTTCCAAAAATAATTTGGGGAACAACTAAAAAAGAAGACTCCATTCCAAACACTGGTTACAGTAAAATTCTATATCCAGAACTTTTGAGAATACAAAACAAAACTTCTGAAAACATAGATTTCAAAAACTATTTTGTTTTCCGTTCCCCTAATGATTTTAAATCGAATGAAAATTTCAACAAAGAATCGGAAGCAAAAGTTAGTGATCAAAAAACACCCTCCCCTATCCTTTATCCTTCAGAAATCAAAATAGGCAGAGTTCTTTTACAACATAGTTATACAAGTTTACAATCTAATGAAAAAAACTTACAAATTGTACAAAATGGCCAAGAAAAGGAAATAGAAGAAACACAAGAAATTGTAGCAGATATAAACCTTCAACAATTGCCATCAAGTGCAATGGTCGGGAATTTCCTTCACAACATCTTGGAGCTCTCTGATTTTTCCATTTATGAATTGAGTTTGGAAGAATTAATAAAAAATAAAGCCTGGAAATGGGCTTATGAAAATTCTTTTTCTCGTTACCCAATTGATACTTCAAACCTTGAAATAAATACCGAATCCACTGTCGCAACTTTATTAAAAAGTGCAATGATGGCTACACTCATACTAGCCGATGGTAATGAATTGAAATTAAGCGAACTAAAAGAAGAAGAAAAATCTTCTGAATTAAAGTTTCATCTCTTACTACAAAAATTATTACTTGAAAGTGGTGCAACTTTAACAGAAGGATTTGAACATTATTTAAAAGGTGCAATTGATTTGGTATTTATCAAAAACAATAAATTCTATATTGTTGATTATAAATCCAATTTATTACCTAACCATGACTATAGTAAAAGTGCCGTAGAGCACGCTGTCCGTGAAAAGGGTTATTTATTCCAAAAGTCAGTTTATTCGTTCATCCTATTCGAATACTTAAAATCACTTTTTGGAGCCGAAGTAGCATTACAAAAATTTGGTGGTGTTTTCTATTTATTTTTGAGAGGGATGAATGGCAAAAATCAAACTGGAATTTATTCAGACTTAAAACTTTCTGAAAACGATTGGACATTGCAAGATTTCGAATCAATTAAAAAAGAAGTTATGGTTTATATTAGAAATGCATCTGATCATTTAGAAAAGGTTTATTCATGAAATTAGTAAACAATGCCATACTTTCCTTTGCAAAATCACTTCAGATTTCGTATCCAAATTGGGACCAATCTACTATAAATACAATATCAGAACTTATGCAACAAACTTTGTCAGGGGATTTATATGTAACCATCACCGATTTAACTTTGGTCAACCATATCAGAGATAAATTTCCATTCGTTGTGGAAACAGTTAACTCTGAAAACAGAGTTTATCTTCAGAAAAGTTATTCTGAAAAAGTAAAATTTGAAAATCAATTTAAATCATTTTTAGATTATAAAACGACCCACAGACAAACAGATAATTTAAATGGGGGAAATTTATCTGCTCTCATTGAAACATTAGAAAAAGAAGCAAAGGTTTCCTTAGCTGAAGAACAAAAAAAAACTATTTCAGATGTCATTCAATCAAATTTTAGAATCATCTCTGGTGGGCCCGGTACTGGGAAAACAACCGTTGTTTCTTTCATTCTAAAATCATTAGAAAGATTAAAATTACTTCCAGAAAACGAAAGAGTCGCACTTGTGGCACCTACTGGTAGAGCCTCCCAACGACTAACCGAATCAATTCAAAAAAACTTAGAAAAATTTCCAAACCATCAAACCGATGTTAAAAAATTCAGAGGTCAAACCATTCATCATTTGTTAAAAATAAATCCAACAAACAACCAATCGAAGTATGGAGAAAAACGTTACCTCCCTTATGATTTGATCATCATAGATGAAACATCAATGGTTGATTTGAAATTAATGAATTTATTTTTTTCTGCTATTCATTTTGATACGCAAATTATATTACTGGGAGACCCCAATCAACTTCCTTCCGTTGGACAAGGGGAAGTTTTAACAGACTTGATTTTCACTTTAAAAAAGAAAAAAGATTTTTTATCAGAACTGACCAAAAACCATCGTTTCTCCGATCAATCCGAGTTTAGTATTTTTGCAGAAGCAGTGAAAACTTCGTTTGATCAAGATGAGAAAACTATCAATTTTCCGAAACCAACTCTGATTTCAAAATCAGATTGGAAGTCAGAAAAAGATTTTGTTTGGTTACAAGGTGATCGAACAAACAAAAAAGACGATAAGGGACAAAATCAAATATTGGATTTTGAACAAGATAGTTTAGTAGAATTCCTTTGGGATGAACTATTTTTACCAACGGCAATGTATACTTCAAAATTGAATTGGAATTCAGAAGACTTAAAAGTTCCACTGAACAAAGTTAAATTTGAAACCTTGATCAATGATTACCGATGTTTAACGATCCTTAGAAATGGATACTTTGGAATCGAATCCATCCAAAATCGAATATTGCAATTTGCGAAAAAATATATAACAAACAATTCCAATCAAACCCATCTGACCTATAAACATTTGTCAAAATCATTTTATTTTGAAGGGATGCCAATCATCATCAAAACGAACGATCAGATTCGAAAATTGTTTAATGGTGATATTGGCTTGGTAGTTAAAATTAATAATGAACTACGAGCTGTATTTCCAATAGAAGAGAAATTATATTCTTTCGCTTTAGATACCTTACCAGACCATGAACCTGCTTTTTTCCTAACCATTCATAAAAGCCAAGGCTCTGAATATAAATCCATATTTTTATACTTACCACCAATTGTTTCCTTTGATTCCTCTGAAGAAAATACAAACTCATTATTAAATCGGCGAATTTTATATACAGCTATTACACGAGCAAAAGAAAAAGTAATCCTTTTAGGCGATACGAATACTTGGGAATTTGGATTAAGCTCGTTTCGAAGGAGGTATACAGGGATACAAATTTCCTAGAAACAACTTCATTGTTTAAGAATCTCCTTCCTTTAACTTCACTTCGCTGAAAGCAAATTTCCCATCTAATCCGAAATAATAAAATTTTGGGCGTTGTGGGTTGTATTGTAAATCCCAAGCATCCAAAGCATTATCTACTCCAACAAACCATTGGAAGTGACCAAAAAATCTTTGTGAAAGTCTAAGATTCAAATTTGTATACGGATTTACCATCCTATACCCGTATGTTGGACTTACAGTACAATACGAAAGATTATTATCAGCACAATAGTCTGATACAACGGTTGGCAAAGTTCCGAGTGTATTTTGGATCATTGTTTGTGACTCTTGGTTGATCACAGTTTCCAACACATCAAAATTAGAAGGTAAATCAGGATTACACCAAAACGGATTTTTAACACAGTAATAAGGTTGTTTTCCAAATACTACAGCAAAGATAGACAATGAAATTCCACTTGATTTTTCATCGACTCGCACACTAAAATTCCAACGATGTTTTCCTCTTCCCTCTAAAGGCAACTTCGTCAATTCATCTCTACTATCTGTGTAAGTATATCCCACACTTGTCGTAAGAATGTCTGTCATCCGAACATTAAGGGAAGTTTCAATACCTTGCGTCATAGCCTTTTGGTAGTTAGATGTTTGATACACCATCAGACCAGAGTTATCTCTAACTGGATTTGTTCGAAAACCGATAAGATTATCTACATTATTATGAAATAAATTGGAACTATACCAAATCCGTTTAGTAATGTCCCATTCCCAACCAAAATTATAACTTCGCGATAATTCTGGTTTTAAATCAGAATTCCCTACAACACGATAACCTACTCCAGGGTTTAAAAAATTGAAGTATAAATCTTGGAAACTAGGTGCCCTATACCCTAAACCATTTGCGGCACGGAATCGAAATTGATCTGTTACATCATATCGTATCGCAAGTTTTGGCAACCACTCCCCTCCATAAATAGAATCATGGTCATAACGTATTCCAGGAACTATTTGAATTCTCGGTTTATCAGAAACTCTCCATTCATCTTGGATGTAAAAAGCATTCCTAAAACGATATGCATTCCCATTGATCGTCTGTCCTTTTGTTAATGTAGGATTAAAATCTTCAAAACAAATGTTTGGGTAAGTCCGTCGGCAATCAGGAGCTATTCTTGCAGAAGAAATTTGATCTTGGAGATTTTCTGCCCCAACAGATGTTATATGATTTTCTGAAAACTTATAATCAATTCTAGATCTAAATTCCGTTACAGCATTATCAGTTCTCTGTTGTGAATCTAAATCATCAGCTTTACGTTGGTCAGTAGTATACAAATCTTGAAATCTGGAATAATTGGCATTAAGATTTAAGTTAATTTTTTGAGATGCCGCCCAATCTACGTTAAAAGCACCCATAAAATCATGTGTTTTATTTCTCCTATCATATACTGTCCTAGGAAGAGTTGCATCAACTGCCGATTGGTCCAAATGCCGATAATAAAATTGACCTGTCAATGTCAGTGAGTCTGTAGCTCGATAAACCGTTTTGTTCGATAGATTCATGTCCTGAAATGCACTTCCAGAAGTTGATTCTAAAGGAGGAGTGTAACCTGGGAAACGAGTAGCCAAAATGTATTGGTTCACAAGTGGGATTTCGTTTGGGTAAGGATTATATCCAGGTGCAAGTGACGCATAACGTCCATTTCGTGGTCCATTAGTGGCATCTGGAGTGAGGTCATAACCTTCCCCTTTATGCCATCCGACTGTAAACAAAGTAGAAAGTTTATCTGACTTGGCACCAACAGAAGCATAATTACGAAATTCCATATAAGGGCCAAAGTATCTTTCACTTCCAGAACCACCTAAAGATCGAAATTCTGCATAAAGTGGGTCTTGTGCTTCCTTCGTTATTATATTGATCACTCCCGCAATCGCATCAGAGCCATAAATTGCAGATGAAGCACCTTTTACAATTTCAATACGTTCAATATCTTCTACTTTGAATCGAGTAAGATCAATGGATCCACTAAATCGTCCGGTTGTCCTTTGGCCATCCACTAGAATCAAAACATTTTGAGCAGATAACCCTTGCAATCGAACAGTTTGACCTCTTTCCCCTGATTGTGCAGGCCTCACCTCAATACCAGGAACATTGCCTAACGTTTGTGATAAGTCCCTGGCACCCATATCATCTATATCTTTTTTAGTGATCACTTCAGTGGTAATTGTTGAATCTTTTAGTAAATTTTTCCGCCTTGTGCCCGTTACAGTAATCATATTCGATCGATCCAATTTATCTAAATTCGGTTGTTCTCCACTGACTCCATGTTTCGGTTTTTCGTTTTTATTTGAACTTTTTGAGTTCAGATCTTTTTCTCCAGAAATCTCCGATAACGATTGTGGGTATAAGTTATTAAAGAAAATAAAACATACAACCAACCCGAAGAAAAAAAATCTGAACATACGTTCTAAATAATGAAACGCTGAAAGAAATTTCACAATTTTTTCCACTGAAACTTTGGATAGCCAGATGTTCCAGCTACACTATAATAATCTAAAAATTGGATAGCATACTTAGAACCATCACTACCTGTGATTATGTATACTTTTGTCTTTGCTGTTAAAATTCCATTTGAATAGGAATACCAAGTGCCATATCCAGATGGCATAGGAGACAAATCCAATGGTGCTGCCATCACTGGATTGATACTTTCTGAAGAAGCAGATACAGGACCTCCACCAGCACTTGATAATTTTACATCAACAATATTGGTGCATTCTGAACCATTGAATGTATTAGAAAAGTTTGTTGATCCAGAATCACATGCTCCTCCAGACCCAGACCCACTTGTCCCACCATTTGTTGCCACATTGTAACGTTTGAATGTAATATCCCATTGGTTAGTAGCTTCAGTTAGAACACCATTTGATTTCAAACTCACATAGACCCAAACACATGCCGAGGATGCATTCGCAGATGTGGTAAAAGAACCCGTCGTGACTACTGCATTATTTGGAACTGCAGTGCATGGTAAATTGTTTGTATTCTCACCAGATAACAAAAACAATAAAGCTGCCGAACTATCCTCTGATTTAGGATTCATGGAACAAAAACTTTGAAAAAAACCTAAAAAGATTACAAAGGAAATTCTAATTAAATTATTAAAATTGATATTAAACATAATGTTTCTCTTATAAAAGTTTAGTGCCGGAACAATGGTGTTGGTCCGGCAAAATTGTAATTAAAGTATACTTTCAGAATAAACTACGATTTTAGAAGCTTTGAGCAGGCTCGTATTACTAAATCGGAAATATGATTGGTTATTCGAATTTAAAACATTCGCAGAATTTGGCCAAGCAGAGTAATTGACTACTGCATTCTCTTTTTGCAATGACGATCGAATTTTACAATTCGCACTATTGACTCCAGTGACCCATAAGTAGGTTGTTGGTGCAGTAGAGGTTCCTGAGAAGGAAATACATATTTCTTGGTCACTCGAAAGAGAAAAGGAAGTTGGGTTTGCTCCACTATCAGCTTGCCCACCCTGATAATTACCATATTCTAAATTGCGAAACCATACATAGGGATTTGCACTCGATACAGACTTACCAGCGACAAAAGAATATTGTCCGGATGCATTCGGAGTTGAAGAAGTTGGTGTTTGCGAATAACCTAAGAAAAGATAAAAATAACCGTTATCCCCTAAAGCTTTCATACCTTCAAAAATAAAAAACCGACCAGGTCCTGATTGTGGCGTGCATAACTGCGCATAAGAACCTGAAGTGTAAGTTGCATCAATTACCGTTTCACATTTTTTACTAGCTTCAGAAGCAGCTAACAATCCTAAGAAAATTGTATTCTCATTTTGAGAATCCGTTTGTTCACAATGGAACGTTAGAAAACTAATACTGACGATAAGTCCTATTTTTAAAATTTGATTGAGCAGTTTCATAGATGCTCTCCTTTTCTAAATGATTCTTAGTCTCAAAAACTAGGACCCCAGCCTGGCGTCAATTATTATTTTGAGTCTCATTCTCATTAATCTTGACAAAGAGAGAACCTAGATCCAATCTTGCCCCATGAAACTACTTACGCTTAGATACATTGTCCCTAATCGGACTTCCCTCTCCAATAGCCTTCTCTTAACATCCTTTCTATTCAGTTTCACATTATTTGCAGAAACAAAAGATAGAATTGTCTCAGTCAATGGCACAGTGACAGAAATCATCTATGCATTACAAGTGAATCCATTACTCGTTGCTGTTGACTCTACTTCTTATTACCCTAAAGAAACTTCTTCGTTACCTAACGTTGGTTACCAAAGGACATTAACAACAGAAGGAATCTTAAGTTTTAAACCAACATTCCTTATCGGGTTGGAAACGGCTGGTCCAAAACAAACCATCCAAAACCTACGCGATACAAACATTAAAGTTACTTTATTTGCAGATGAATACCAATTGGATACACCTGCGAAACGAGTATTAGAAATTGGAAAATTATTTGGGAAAGAAAAAGAAGCAGAGACCCTTGCCAAACAAATTCGAACACAAATCCAATCATTAAAATTGAAAAAAACAAACGTCAAAGTTTTGTTTATTTATTCACGTAATCCAAGTTCTGTTTTTATTTCAGGCACTGGCACTGCTGCTCATTCAATGATTGAGTTATCTGGGGCAAAAAATGCAATCACTGAATTTATTGAGTATAAACCTTTAACCACAGAAGCCTTAGTAAAAGCAAATCCAGATATCATCTTAATGCCTGAAAAATCAGCAGAAGGATTTGGTGGAACAAATGCAATCTGGGGAATTCAAGGTATAGAACTTACTAGAGCCGGAAAAGAAAAAAACTTAATTTTAGTCGATGATTTACTTTTGTTAGGCTTTGGCCCGAGACTCCCAATTGTTTTAAAAACTTTAAATGAAAAATGGAAACAAATGGAATGATGAAGCAAAAATTCTTCATTCTACTCTGCGTTTTATTTACAATTGTTTCTGCCTTTCTCTCTTCAACTTTAGGAGCAATGGAAATCCAATGGAAAGAACTTTTATCATTTGGTTCCATTGAATCAAAGGTATTTTTTGAAATCCGAATCCCTAGAATATTATTAGGGATTTTAGTTGGCGGATCACTTGCTTGGTCTGGCGCTCTGGCACAAGGATTATTCAGAAATCCAATTGTAGATCCTGGTTTGATCGGTATCACAGCAGGATGTTCTTTGTTTGCTGCTATTGCAATCGTATTAGGTAGTTCAATACCATTACTCCACTCTATTTGGAGTGTAGTACTTTTTTCATTTATCGGAGGAATCTTATCTTGT
Encoded here:
- a CDS encoding TonB-dependent receptor plug domain-containing protein, whose product is MFRFFFFGLVVCFIFFNNLYPQSLSEISGEKDLNSKSSNKNEKPKHGVSGEQPNLDKLDRSNMITVTGTRRKNLLKDSTITTEVITKKDIDDMGARDLSQTLGNVPGIEVRPAQSGERGQTVRLQGLSAQNVLILVDGQRTTGRFSGSIDLTRFKVEDIERIEIVKGASSAIYGSDAIAGVINIITKEAQDPLYAEFRSLGGSGSERYFGPYMEFRNYASVGAKSDKLSTLFTVGWHKGEGYDLTPDATNGPRNGRYASLAPGYNPYPNEIPLVNQYILATRFPGYTPPLESTSGSAFQDMNLSNKTVYRATDSLTLTGQFYYRHLDQSAVDATLPRTVYDRRNKTHDFMGAFNVDWAASQKINLNLNANYSRFQDLYTTDQRKADDLDSQQRTDNAVTEFRSRIDYKFSENHITSVGAENLQDQISSARIAPDCRRTYPNICFEDFNPTLTKGQTINGNAYRFRNAFYIQDEWRVSDKPRIQIVPGIRYDHDSIYGGEWLPKLAIRYDVTDQFRFRAANGLGYRAPSFQDLYFNFLNPGVGYRVVGNSDLKPELSRSYNFGWEWDITKRIWYSSNLFHNNVDNLIGFRTNPVRDNSGLMVYQTSNYQKAMTQGIETSLNVRMTDILTTSVGYTYTDSRDELTKLPLEGRGKHRWNFSVRVDEKSSGISLSIFAVVFGKQPYYCVKNPFWCNPDLPSNFDVLETVINQESQTMIQNTLGTLPTVVSDYCADNNLSYCTVSPTYGYRMVNPYTNLNLRLSQRFFGHFQWFVGVDNALDAWDLQYNPQRPKFYYFGLDGKFAFSEVKLKEGDS
- a CDS encoding HmuY family protein; the encoded protein is MFNINFNNLIRISFVIFLGFFQSFCSMNPKSEDSSAALLFLLSGENTNNLPCTAVPNNAVVTTGSFTTSANASSACVWVYVSLKSNGVLTEATNQWDITFKRYNVATNGGTSGSGSGGACDSGSTNFSNTFNGSECTNIVDVKLSSAGGGPVSASSESINPVMAAPLDLSPMPSGYGTWYSYSNGILTAKTKVYIITGSDGSKYAIQFLDYYSVAGTSGYPKFQWKKL
- a CDS encoding hemin ABC transporter substrate-binding protein, whose product is MKLLTLRYIVPNRTSLSNSLLLTSFLFSFTLFAETKDRIVSVNGTVTEIIYALQVNPLLVAVDSTSYYPKETSSLPNVGYQRTLTTEGILSFKPTFLIGLETAGPKQTIQNLRDTNIKVTLFADEYQLDTPAKRVLEIGKLFGKEKEAETLAKQIRTQIQSLKLKKTNVKVLFIYSRNPSSVFISGTGTAAHSMIELSGAKNAITEFIEYKPLTTEALVKANPDIILMPEKSAEGFGGTNAIWGIQGIELTRAGKEKNLILVDDLLLLGFGPRLPIVLKTLNEKWKQME